One Peterkaempfera bronchialis DNA window includes the following coding sequences:
- a CDS encoding copper homeostasis protein CutC: MSRPIFEVIATSAEDAVAAVSGGADRLELVTEMHADGLTVPVEVFRRIREAVQVPLRVMLRLQDGFAPGDLDRLRSRARLLRAEGAEEFVLGFLTPSGEVDLDAVRAVLDAVPGCRWTFHRALDHAADRHAARAAVAGLPGLDTFLTAGSAAGVESGLEVLAAEAGTTGGQQLLVGGGLRAEHVPGLRAVGLDAFHVGGAVRVAGWESPVDAHRVRIWRDLIDAPVPATV, encoded by the coding sequence ATGTCTAGACCAATCTTCGAGGTGATCGCCACGTCCGCCGAGGACGCCGTGGCCGCGGTGTCCGGCGGCGCTGACCGCCTTGAGCTGGTCACCGAGATGCACGCCGACGGGCTGACGGTGCCGGTGGAGGTGTTCCGCCGCATCCGCGAGGCCGTGCAGGTGCCGCTGAGGGTGATGCTGAGGCTCCAGGACGGCTTCGCACCGGGGGACCTGGACCGGCTGAGATCGCGGGCCCGGCTGCTCCGCGCCGAGGGCGCCGAGGAGTTTGTGCTGGGCTTCCTCACCCCCTCGGGGGAGGTCGACCTGGACGCGGTACGGGCGGTACTGGACGCGGTGCCCGGCTGCCGCTGGACCTTCCACCGGGCGCTGGACCACGCCGCCGACCGGCACGCCGCCCGCGCGGCCGTGGCCGGACTGCCCGGGCTGGACACCTTCCTCACCGCCGGATCGGCCGCCGGAGTGGAGTCCGGGCTGGAGGTGCTGGCCGCCGAGGCCGGGACCACCGGCGGCCAGCAACTGCTGGTGGGCGGCGGCCTGCGCGCCGAACACGTCCCCGGCCTGCGCGCAGTGGGCCTGGACGCCTTCCACGTCGGCGGCGCCGTACGCGTCGCGGGGTGGGAGTCACCGGTCGACGCGCACCGGGTCCGGATCTGGCGCGACCTCATCGACGCACCCGTCCCCGCCACCGTCTGA
- a CDS encoding VanZ family protein: protein MQPERPVGPDRSPAVALLRVLIMLVAFAAMVAFAAVLARLTLTPSPASVPLSHSNLHPGESLRLYLNQPSVRDAVKQIGGNIALGVPFGVLLPVLIPRARGLLRVVLTTAAVMLLVELVQGAIVQGRSFDIDDVILNTTGSLLGYLLLGRRVSRALHPPRRRWWHRGRAPVDRV from the coding sequence GTGCAGCCGGAACGCCCGGTGGGGCCGGACCGCTCACCGGCGGTGGCGCTGCTGCGGGTCCTGATCATGCTGGTCGCGTTCGCCGCCATGGTGGCCTTCGCAGCCGTACTCGCCCGGCTGACGCTCACCCCCTCGCCCGCCTCCGTGCCGCTCTCGCACTCCAACCTCCACCCGGGGGAGTCGCTGCGGCTCTACCTCAACCAGCCGTCGGTACGGGACGCGGTGAAGCAGATCGGCGGCAATATCGCGCTGGGCGTGCCCTTCGGGGTGCTGCTGCCGGTGCTGATCCCCCGCGCCCGGGGGCTGCTGCGGGTAGTGCTCACCACGGCAGCGGTGATGCTGCTGGTCGAACTGGTCCAGGGCGCGATCGTGCAGGGGCGGTCGTTCGACATCGACGATGTCATCCTCAACACGACCGGTTCCCTGCTGGGCTATCTGCTGCTGGGACGCCGGGTCTCCCGCGCCCTCCACCCGCCGCGCCGCCGCTGGTGGCACCGGGGGCGGGCGCCCGTGG
- a CDS encoding MoaD/ThiS family protein, which produces MSVNVRIPTILRTYTGGAAEVTAEGTTLAEVIDHLEANHTGIRARLLDDAGKLRRFVNVYVNDDDVRFAEGLGTATPDGIGISIIPAVAGGC; this is translated from the coding sequence ATGAGCGTCAACGTCCGCATCCCCACCATCCTGCGCACCTACACCGGCGGCGCCGCCGAGGTGACCGCCGAGGGCACCACCCTCGCCGAGGTCATCGACCACCTGGAGGCCAACCACACCGGCATCCGGGCGCGGCTGCTGGACGACGCGGGCAAGCTGCGCCGCTTTGTGAACGTCTATGTCAACGACGACGATGTGCGGTTCGCCGAGGGGCTGGGGACCGCCACCCCGGACGGCATCGGGATCTCCATCATCCCGGCCGTCGCCGGCGGCTGCTGA
- the murQ gene encoding N-acetylmuramic acid 6-phosphate etherase: MPTDPPPDPPSGLPSGPPPTPDGLRARLETLATEAVRPDLADLDLLPTAELARLMNAEDASVPAAVAAALPRIAAAVDAVAERMARGGRLVYAGAGTAGRLGALDAAECPPTFGTGPGQVVAVLAGGRTAATAAVEGAEDDTEAAVADLDALRIGPDDTVIGVSASGRTPYAVAAVRHARVLGALTVGLACNPGSELAAAAAYAIEVATGPELIAGSTRLKAGTAQKLVLNMVSTLTMVRLGKTYGNLMVDLRPTNAKLRARAHRLVAQATGCSDEEVSAALAATGGEVKPAILCLLADLDPETAARLLTESRGRLREALARSRQGRPPRP, translated from the coding sequence GTGCCCACCGACCCTCCCCCCGACCCTCCCTCCGGCCTTCCCTCCGGCCCGCCCCCCACCCCCGATGGCCTGCGCGCCCGGCTGGAGACCCTGGCCACCGAGGCGGTCCGCCCCGACCTGGCCGACCTCGACCTGCTCCCCACCGCCGAGCTCGCCCGGCTGATGAACGCCGAGGACGCCTCCGTACCGGCCGCCGTGGCCGCCGCCCTCCCACGGATCGCCGCCGCGGTGGACGCCGTGGCCGAGCGGATGGCGCGCGGCGGGCGGCTGGTGTACGCCGGCGCGGGCACGGCGGGGCGGCTGGGGGCGCTGGACGCCGCCGAGTGCCCGCCGACCTTCGGCACCGGCCCCGGCCAGGTGGTGGCGGTGCTGGCGGGCGGCCGTACGGCGGCCACCGCAGCGGTGGAGGGGGCCGAGGACGACACCGAGGCGGCGGTGGCCGACCTGGACGCGCTGCGGATCGGCCCGGATGACACGGTGATCGGCGTCTCCGCCTCCGGCCGCACCCCCTATGCGGTCGCGGCCGTCCGGCACGCCCGCGTGCTGGGGGCGCTCACCGTGGGCCTGGCCTGCAACCCGGGCTCGGAGCTGGCAGCCGCCGCCGCGTACGCCATCGAGGTGGCGACCGGCCCGGAACTGATCGCGGGGTCCACCCGGCTGAAGGCGGGCACGGCGCAGAAGCTGGTGCTCAACATGGTCTCGACGCTCACCATGGTCCGCCTCGGCAAGACCTACGGGAACCTGATGGTGGACCTCCGCCCCACCAACGCCAAACTCCGCGCCCGCGCCCACCGCCTGGTCGCCCAGGCCACCGGCTGCTCCGACGAGGAGGTGTCGGCCGCCCTGGCCGCCACCGGCGGCGAGGTGAAGCCCGCCATCCTCTGCCTGCTCGCCGACCTCGACCCGGAGACCGCCGCCCGCCTCCTCACCGAGTCGCGGGGCCGGCTGCGCGAGGCGCTGGCCCGGAGCAGGCAGGGTCGCCCTCCCCGCCCTTAG
- a CDS encoding HD domain-containing protein, with protein MTTDPHRDPSADPHTDRGTDLLDRWNDLLARCGATGDPAPYGEELLRRWAEPQRRYHTTAHLAAVLDAVDTLAGHADDADTVRLAAWFHDAVYRPDRSENEERSAALAERALAEAGLTPARIAGTARLVRLTATHDPAPGDRDGEVLCDADLAVLGGSPEAYAAYAAAVREEYGFLPEDVFRSGRAAVLRRLLALPALYRTATAHARYEDRARRNLATELELLRS; from the coding sequence ATGACCACCGACCCGCACCGCGATCCCTCCGCCGACCCGCACACCGACCGGGGCACCGACCTGCTGGACCGCTGGAACGACCTGCTGGCCCGCTGCGGCGCCACCGGGGACCCCGCCCCCTACGGCGAGGAACTGCTGCGCCGCTGGGCCGAGCCGCAGCGGCGGTACCACACCACGGCGCATCTGGCCGCCGTACTGGACGCGGTCGACACCCTGGCCGGGCACGCCGACGACGCGGACACGGTACGGCTGGCGGCCTGGTTCCACGACGCCGTCTACCGGCCGGACCGCTCGGAGAACGAGGAGCGCAGCGCCGCCCTGGCCGAACGGGCGCTCGCCGAGGCCGGGCTGACGCCCGCCCGGATCGCCGGGACCGCCCGTCTGGTACGGCTGACCGCCACCCATGACCCGGCCCCCGGCGACCGCGACGGCGAGGTGCTGTGCGACGCCGACCTGGCTGTCCTGGGCGGCTCCCCGGAGGCGTACGCGGCCTATGCGGCGGCGGTCCGGGAGGAGTACGGCTTTCTGCCGGAGGACGTCTTCCGCTCCGGCCGCGCGGCGGTGCTGCGCCGTCTGCTGGCGCTGCCCGCCCTCTACCGCACCGCCACCGCCCACGCCCGCTACGAGGACCGCGCCCGCCGCAACCTGGCCACCGAGCTGGAACTGCTCCGGAGCTGA
- a CDS encoding NADP-dependent succinic semialdehyde dehydrogenase yields the protein MAIASVNPATGETLKTFEPMGDAEVRARIGRAHDAFLAHRRTSFAERAERMRRAADLLDAERDEIARTMTAEMGKPLVQSRAEAAKCATTMRYYAEHAELFLAPELLPDPSVVKASKAMVRWQPLGVVLAVMPWNFPLWQVVRFAAPALMAGNTGLLKHSSNVPQTALYLEDLFGRAGFPEGCFQTLLIGSAEVEAVLRDPRVAAATLTGSEPAGRSVAAVAGDEIKKTVLELGGSDPYLVMPSADLDAAVATAVTGRTQNNGQSCIAAKRFLVHRDVYDAFAERFTERMRALKVGDPMDESTDIGPLATEQGRAEVEELVADAVASGATVLCGGGRPDGPGWFYPPTVLADLTTEMRIAQEEVFGPVASLYRVASAEEAVEVANATSFGLGSAAWTRDPAEQELFTAELEAGAVFVNGLVASSPQLPFGGVKRSGYGRELAALGIREFCNAKTVWIG from the coding sequence ATGGCCATCGCATCGGTGAACCCCGCCACGGGGGAGACGCTCAAGACCTTCGAGCCGATGGGCGACGCGGAGGTCAGGGCCAGGATCGGCCGGGCGCATGACGCCTTCCTCGCGCACCGGCGGACCTCCTTCGCCGAGCGGGCCGAGCGGATGCGCAGGGCTGCCGACCTGCTGGACGCCGAGCGGGACGAGATCGCCCGCACCATGACCGCCGAGATGGGCAAGCCGCTGGTGCAGTCCCGCGCGGAGGCCGCCAAGTGCGCCACCACCATGCGCTACTACGCCGAGCACGCGGAGCTGTTCCTGGCGCCGGAGCTGCTGCCGGACCCCTCCGTGGTCAAGGCGTCCAAGGCGATGGTCCGCTGGCAGCCGCTGGGCGTGGTGCTGGCCGTGATGCCGTGGAACTTCCCGCTCTGGCAGGTGGTCCGGTTTGCCGCACCGGCGCTGATGGCGGGCAACACCGGGCTGCTCAAGCACTCCTCCAACGTCCCGCAGACCGCCCTCTACCTGGAGGACCTCTTCGGTCGGGCCGGCTTCCCCGAGGGGTGCTTCCAGACCCTGCTGATCGGCTCCGCCGAGGTGGAGGCGGTGCTGCGCGACCCCCGGGTGGCCGCCGCGACCCTCACCGGCAGCGAACCGGCCGGCCGCTCGGTGGCCGCCGTCGCCGGTGACGAGATCAAGAAGACCGTGCTGGAACTCGGCGGCAGCGACCCCTATCTGGTGATGCCCTCCGCCGACCTGGACGCGGCCGTCGCCACCGCCGTCACCGGCCGCACCCAGAACAACGGCCAGTCCTGCATCGCCGCCAAGCGCTTCCTGGTGCACCGGGACGTCTACGACGCCTTCGCGGAGCGCTTCACCGAGCGGATGCGGGCGCTGAAGGTCGGCGACCCGATGGACGAGTCCACCGACATCGGCCCGCTCGCCACCGAGCAGGGCCGCGCCGAGGTGGAGGAGCTGGTGGCAGACGCCGTGGCGTCCGGCGCCACCGTGCTCTGCGGCGGCGGGCGTCCGGACGGGCCGGGCTGGTTCTACCCGCCGACCGTGCTCGCCGACCTCACCACGGAGATGCGTATCGCCCAGGAGGAGGTCTTCGGTCCGGTCGCCTCCCTCTACCGGGTCGCCTCCGCCGAGGAGGCCGTCGAGGTCGCCAACGCCACCTCCTTCGGCCTCGGCTCGGCCGCCTGGACCCGCGACCCGGCCGAGCAGGAGCTGTTCACGGCGGAGCTGGAGGCCGGGGCGGTCTTCGTCAACGGCCTGGTCGCCTCCTCTCCGCAGCTGCCGTTCGGCGGGGTCAAGCGCTCCGGGTACGGGCGGGAGCTGGCCGCGCTGGGCATCCGGGAGTTCTGCAACGCCAAGACCGTCTGGATCGGCTGA
- a CDS encoding cold-shock protein, translating to MAQGTVKWFNAEKGYGFIAVDGGADVFVHYSAIQMDGYRTLEEGQRVEFEISQGQKGPQADMVRLAG from the coding sequence ATGGCTCAGGGCACCGTCAAGTGGTTCAACGCGGAGAAGGGGTACGGCTTCATCGCGGTCGACGGTGGTGCGGACGTGTTCGTCCACTACAGCGCGATCCAGATGGACGGCTACCGCACCCTCGAGGAGGGCCAGCGGGTCGAGTTCGAGATCTCGCAGGGCCAGAAGGGCCCGCAGGCGGACATGGTCCGTCTCGCCGGCTGA
- the thrC gene encoding threonine synthase — MAVQTVAPAADTPTVDLGPAVALSCRECGARSPLGPSFACPECFGPLEIAYDLPSGDPEALRKQIEAGPTNIWRYAPLLPVPADVASLPGLNPGWTKLVRADNLAAELGVTGGLHIKDDSGNPTHSFKDRVVAIAVQAARTFGFTTLSCSSTGNLAGAVGAAAARAGFRSCVFIPHDLEAGKVVMAAVYGGELVAIEGSYDDVNRFCSELIGDPVGEGWGFVNVNLRPYYAEGSKTLAYEICEQLGWRLPDQIVIPVASGSQLTKIDKGLKELIALGLVEEKPYRIFAAQATGCSPVAAAYKAGHDVVRPVKPDTIAKSLAIGNPADGPYVLDIARRTGGAVEDVSDAEVVDAIKLLARTEGIFAETAGGVTVGVLRKLLEKGLLDPAAETVVLNTGDGLKTLDAVAGTGPTATIRPTLASFREAGLA; from the coding sequence ATGGCTGTGCAGACCGTCGCACCCGCTGCGGACACCCCCACCGTCGATCTCGGTCCCGCCGTCGCGCTCTCCTGTCGCGAATGCGGCGCCCGGTCCCCGCTCGGCCCCAGCTTCGCCTGTCCGGAGTGTTTCGGGCCGCTGGAGATCGCGTACGACCTCCCGAGCGGCGACCCCGAGGCCCTGCGCAAGCAGATCGAGGCCGGCCCCACCAACATCTGGCGGTACGCTCCGCTGCTGCCCGTCCCCGCGGATGTGGCCTCCCTCCCCGGCCTCAACCCGGGCTGGACCAAGCTGGTCCGGGCCGACAACCTGGCGGCCGAGCTGGGCGTCACCGGCGGCCTGCACATCAAGGACGACTCCGGCAACCCGACCCACTCCTTCAAGGACCGGGTCGTGGCCATCGCCGTCCAGGCCGCCCGCACCTTCGGCTTCACCACCCTCTCCTGCTCCTCCACCGGCAACCTGGCCGGTGCGGTCGGCGCTGCCGCCGCCCGGGCGGGCTTCCGCTCCTGCGTCTTCATCCCGCACGACCTGGAGGCCGGCAAGGTCGTCATGGCCGCCGTCTACGGCGGCGAGCTGGTGGCCATCGAGGGCAGCTACGACGACGTCAACCGCTTCTGCTCGGAGCTGATCGGCGACCCGGTCGGCGAGGGCTGGGGCTTTGTCAACGTCAACCTCCGCCCCTACTACGCCGAGGGCTCCAAGACCCTGGCGTACGAGATCTGCGAGCAGCTCGGCTGGCGGCTGCCGGACCAGATCGTGATCCCGGTGGCCTCCGGCTCCCAGCTCACCAAGATCGACAAGGGGCTGAAGGAGCTGATCGCCCTCGGCCTGGTCGAGGAGAAGCCGTACCGGATCTTCGCCGCCCAGGCCACCGGCTGCTCGCCGGTCGCCGCCGCCTACAAGGCCGGCCATGACGTGGTGCGCCCGGTGAAGCCGGACACCATCGCCAAGTCGCTGGCGATCGGCAACCCCGCCGACGGCCCGTACGTCCTGGACATCGCCCGCCGCACCGGCGGCGCCGTGGAGGACGTCTCGGACGCCGAGGTGGTCGACGCCATCAAGCTGCTCGCCCGGACCGAGGGCATCTTCGCCGAGACCGCCGGCGGCGTCACCGTCGGCGTGCTGCGCAAGCTGCTGGAGAAGGGCCTCCTCGACCCCGCCGCCGAGACCGTGGTGCTCAACACCGGCGACGGACTCAAGACCCTGGACGCGGTCGCCGGCACCGGCCCGACCGCGACCATCCGCCCCACCCTTGCTTCGTTCCGAGAGGCTGGCCTCGCATGA
- the groL gene encoding chaperonin GroEL (60 kDa chaperone family; promotes refolding of misfolded polypeptides especially under stressful conditions; forms two stacked rings of heptamers to form a barrel-shaped 14mer; ends can be capped by GroES; misfolded proteins enter the barrel where they are refolded when GroES binds), whose translation MAKIIAFDEEARRGLERGMNQLADAVKVTLGPKGRNVVLEKKWGAPTITNDGVSIAKEIELEDPYEKIGAELVKEVAKKTDDVAGDGTTTATVLAQALVREGLRNVAAGANPMALKRGIEAAVEAVSAQLLEQAKDVETREQIASTASISAADPQIGELIAEAMDKVGKEGVITVEESNTFGLELELTEGMRFDKGYISAYFATDLERMEASFDDPYILIANSKISSVKDLLPILEKVMQSGKPLLIIAEDVEGEALSTLVVNKIRGTFKSVAVKAPGFGDRRKAMLGDIAILTGGQVISEEVGLKLENAGVDLLGRARKVVITKDETTIVDGAGDADQIQGRVNQIRAEIENSDSDYDREKLQERLAKLAGGVAVIKAGAATEVELKERKHRIEDAVRNAKAAVEEGIVAGGGVALLQAGVAFEKLELDGDEATGANIVKVALEAPIKQIAANAGLEGGVVVEKVRNLPAGHGLNAATGEYVDLVASGIIDPAKVTRSALQNAASIAALFLTTEAVIADKPEKAAAPAGGGMPGGDMDF comes from the coding sequence ATGGCCAAGATCATCGCGTTCGACGAGGAAGCGCGCCGCGGCCTCGAGCGCGGGATGAACCAGCTCGCCGACGCCGTCAAGGTCACGCTGGGCCCCAAGGGCCGCAACGTCGTCCTTGAGAAGAAGTGGGGCGCCCCCACGATCACCAATGACGGCGTCTCCATCGCCAAGGAGATCGAGCTCGAGGACCCGTACGAGAAGATCGGCGCGGAGCTCGTCAAGGAGGTCGCCAAGAAGACCGACGACGTCGCGGGTGACGGCACCACCACCGCCACCGTGCTCGCCCAGGCTCTCGTCCGCGAGGGTCTGCGCAACGTCGCCGCCGGCGCCAACCCGATGGCCCTCAAGCGCGGCATCGAGGCGGCTGTCGAGGCCGTCTCCGCCCAGCTGCTTGAGCAGGCCAAGGACGTGGAGACCCGCGAGCAGATCGCCTCCACCGCCTCCATCTCCGCCGCTGACCCGCAGATCGGCGAGCTCATCGCCGAGGCGATGGACAAGGTCGGCAAGGAAGGCGTCATCACCGTCGAGGAGAGCAACACCTTCGGTCTGGAGCTTGAGCTCACCGAGGGCATGCGCTTCGACAAGGGCTACATCTCGGCCTACTTCGCGACTGACCTGGAGCGGATGGAGGCGTCGTTCGACGACCCGTACATCCTGATCGCCAACTCCAAGATCAGCTCCGTCAAGGACCTGCTGCCGATCCTCGAGAAGGTCATGCAGAGCGGCAAGCCGCTGCTGATCATCGCCGAGGACGTCGAGGGCGAGGCCCTGTCGACCCTGGTGGTCAACAAGATCCGCGGCACCTTCAAGTCCGTCGCCGTCAAGGCCCCGGGCTTCGGCGACCGCCGCAAGGCCATGCTGGGTGACATCGCCATCCTCACCGGCGGCCAGGTCATCTCCGAGGAGGTCGGCCTCAAGCTGGAGAACGCCGGCGTCGACCTGCTGGGCCGCGCCCGCAAGGTCGTCATCACCAAGGACGAGACCACCATCGTCGACGGTGCCGGTGACGCCGACCAGATCCAGGGCCGCGTCAACCAGATCCGCGCCGAGATCGAGAACTCCGACTCGGACTACGACCGCGAGAAGCTCCAGGAGCGCCTCGCCAAGCTGGCCGGCGGCGTCGCCGTCATCAAGGCCGGCGCGGCCACCGAGGTGGAGCTCAAGGAGCGCAAGCACCGCATCGAGGACGCGGTGCGCAACGCCAAGGCCGCCGTCGAGGAGGGCATTGTCGCCGGTGGCGGCGTCGCCCTGCTGCAGGCCGGCGTGGCGTTCGAGAAGCTGGAGCTGGACGGCGACGAGGCCACCGGTGCCAACATCGTCAAGGTCGCGCTGGAGGCCCCGATCAAGCAGATCGCGGCCAACGCCGGGCTTGAGGGCGGCGTCGTGGTGGAGAAGGTGCGCAACCTTCCCGCCGGCCACGGCCTGAACGCGGCCACCGGCGAGTACGTCGACCTGGTCGCCTCGGGCATCATCGACCCGGCCAAGGTCACCCGCTCCGCCCTCCAGAACGCGGCCTCCATCGCCGCGCTCTTCCTCACCACCGAGGCCGTCATCGCCGACAAGCCGGAGAAGGCCGCTGCCCCGGCCGGCGGCGGCATGCCGGGCGGTGACATGGACTTCTGA
- a CDS encoding HelD family protein: MPSHAHTTSAAPPSGAPSDDPLERERAHLRSSRAALRAMREDVESLDLTDVAGTWVSAEVLRKQIENRVTALADLAHTPLFFGRLDYRHPVGGEQAEGAAGERFYIGRRHVHDADGDPLVIDWRAPVSQAFYRAGRTDPMGVERRRRFGYTGGELTAYEDEHLTDPAEADTASALLAAEIEKPRVGPMRDIVATIQPEQDEIVRAGVTGSVCVQGAPGTGKTAVGLHRVAYLLYAHRDRLARTGTLVLGPNRSFLRYIEQVLPALGEVDVAQATVEDLVAHVPVRAADPAESARLKGDARMAEVLRRAVRSGVRMPTEPCVVVRGSRRWRIPAYELQEIVEELLSRDIRYGAAREALPQRIAHAVLVKMENGGEAPDDRVQDAVARAQPVKAAVKELWPPVDPVKLVYRLLGDAEFLAECADGVLSEEEQRAVRWPGPVRSVKSAPWTAADAVLVDEAADLVQRTPSLGHVVLDEAQDLSPMQYRAVGRRCTTGSVTVLGDIAQGTTPWATASWAEALRHLGKPEAVVDELTRSFRVPGEVITYASRLLPSIAPGLAPASSVREAAGALEVRRVPLPELPEDSAVRDLAALDRAAGLAGPAGHPALDAAVVTACRDALEREGSIGLIAADARIPSLAAALRSAGMPFLDPGDETSAGARLTLVPASLAKGLEYDQVVLDEPAAVVAGEPDERTGLRRLYVLLTRAVSGLTMVHSQPLPAQLG; the protein is encoded by the coding sequence GTGCCCTCGCACGCCCACACCACCTCTGCCGCGCCACCGTCCGGCGCACCCTCCGACGACCCACTGGAGCGCGAACGGGCCCATCTACGCTCCTCCCGCGCCGCGCTGCGCGCGATGCGGGAGGACGTCGAGTCGCTGGACCTCACCGATGTCGCCGGTACCTGGGTCTCCGCCGAGGTACTCCGCAAGCAGATCGAGAACCGCGTCACCGCACTCGCCGACCTGGCCCACACCCCGCTCTTCTTCGGCCGCCTCGACTACCGGCACCCGGTCGGCGGCGAGCAGGCCGAGGGCGCGGCGGGCGAGCGCTTCTACATCGGCCGCAGACACGTCCACGACGCCGACGGCGACCCGCTGGTGATCGACTGGCGGGCCCCCGTCTCCCAGGCGTTCTACCGGGCGGGCCGCACCGATCCGATGGGCGTGGAGCGCCGCCGCCGCTTCGGCTACACCGGCGGCGAGCTGACCGCGTACGAGGACGAGCACCTCACCGACCCCGCCGAGGCGGACACCGCCAGCGCGCTGCTGGCCGCCGAGATCGAGAAGCCGCGCGTCGGCCCGATGCGGGACATCGTCGCCACCATCCAGCCGGAGCAGGACGAGATCGTCCGCGCCGGCGTCACCGGCAGCGTCTGTGTGCAGGGCGCCCCCGGCACCGGGAAGACGGCGGTCGGCCTGCACCGGGTGGCCTATCTGCTGTACGCGCACCGCGACCGCCTGGCCCGCACCGGCACCCTGGTCCTCGGGCCCAACCGGTCGTTCCTGCGCTATATCGAGCAGGTGCTGCCCGCCCTCGGCGAGGTGGACGTGGCCCAGGCGACCGTGGAGGACCTGGTCGCCCATGTCCCGGTGCGGGCCGCCGACCCGGCCGAGTCCGCCCGGCTGAAGGGCGATGCGCGGATGGCCGAGGTGCTGCGGCGCGCGGTGCGCTCCGGCGTACGGATGCCCACCGAGCCGTGCGTGGTGGTGCGCGGCTCGCGGCGGTGGCGCATCCCGGCGTACGAGCTCCAGGAGATCGTGGAGGAGCTGCTCTCCCGCGACATCCGGTACGGCGCGGCCCGGGAGGCGCTGCCGCAGCGGATCGCGCACGCGGTGCTGGTGAAGATGGAGAACGGCGGCGAGGCGCCCGACGACCGGGTGCAGGACGCGGTGGCCCGCGCGCAGCCGGTCAAGGCGGCGGTGAAGGAGCTGTGGCCGCCGGTGGACCCGGTGAAGCTGGTGTACCGGCTGCTCGGCGACGCGGAGTTCCTGGCGGAGTGCGCGGACGGCGTGCTCAGCGAGGAGGAGCAGCGGGCGGTGCGCTGGCCCGGTCCGGTCCGCTCGGTGAAGTCCGCACCGTGGACGGCGGCCGACGCGGTCCTGGTCGACGAGGCCGCCGACCTGGTGCAGCGCACCCCGTCGCTGGGGCATGTGGTGCTGGACGAGGCGCAGGACCTCTCCCCCATGCAGTACCGGGCGGTGGGGCGCCGCTGCACCACCGGCTCGGTGACGGTGCTGGGCGACATCGCGCAGGGCACCACGCCGTGGGCGACGGCCTCCTGGGCGGAGGCGCTGCGCCATCTGGGCAAGCCGGAGGCCGTGGTGGACGAGCTGACCCGGTCCTTCCGGGTGCCGGGCGAGGTGATCACCTATGCCTCCAGGCTGCTGCCGTCGATCGCCCCGGGGCTGGCCCCGGCGTCGTCGGTGCGTGAGGCGGCGGGCGCGTTGGAGGTGCGCCGGGTGCCGCTCCCGGAGCTGCCGGAGGACAGCGCCGTACGGGATCTGGCCGCGCTGGACCGGGCCGCCGGGCTGGCCGGTCCGGCCGGCCATCCGGCGCTGGACGCCGCCGTGGTGACGGCCTGCCGGGACGCCCTGGAGCGGGAGGGTTCCATCGGCCTGATCGCGGCCGACGCCCGCATCCCGTCCCTGGCGGCGGCGCTGCGGTCGGCCGGGATGCCGTTTCTGGACCCGGGCGACGAGACCAGCGCCGGGGCCCGGCTGACCCTGGTGCCCGCCTCGCTGGCCAAGGGCCTGGAGTACGACCAGGTGGTGCTGGACGAGCCCGCCGCCGTGGTGGCCGGCGAGCCCGACGAGCGCACCGGGCTGCGGCGGCTCTATGTGCTGCTCACCCGTGCCGTCTCCGGTCTGACGATGGTGCACTCCCAGCCGCTGCCCGCGCAGCTGGGGTGA